A window from Pseudomonadota bacterium encodes these proteins:
- the fdhF gene encoding formate dehydrogenase subunit alpha, whose product MIKQVPERVRRHVAEILGQPDGAEAEVTVTIDGESVDVATGTTILKAMRKLGKDVPTLCYSDRMQPYGACRTCLVEQVGGKTVASCHTPVREGGEYITRSKKLSRLRYNIAELIVSDHPLECLDCTANNRCELQAFAAEVGLRASRFEAPRTHNPPMDNSHPFIKLEMDKCIGCAKCVRACDEVQGSFVLGMEGRGFDVRVIAGNGTGFEDADCVSCGQCVFECPVAALEEAQTRTHGLPDKTTTTTCSYCGVGCSLNVNSKDDEIINIEPNPEGSANLGHTCVKGRFAHQFTYADDRLTSPLVNDGRGNFREVSWDEANRYIAENLTRIRDQHGPAAFASISSSRCTNEENYLMNKFTRVVMQTNNIDNCSRICHSPSAFALNKALGTGAGTNSFQDVEKSRLVVLIGTNTTEAHPVFGARIKQAVLKGCRLIVLDPRNIELSRYADMHLKLRPGTNVSVLNAMQHVVLSEGLVDEAFVARHAEGYEALRTEMKAYTPEWAHGISGVPADLIREAARAYATSGASQLLWGLGVTEGSHGTESTFALINLAVMTGNIGRAGTGAAPIRGQNNVQGASDVGALPDVFSDYRSVFDEQARADHRRVWGVETPLNKGLRIPDMFDAAHAGTLKAMYVLGEDIAQSDPDTAHVVGALEALEFLVVQDLFLCETARYADVVLPGSSFLETDGTFTNSDRRIQRVRQAVKPPEGCHTDGDVINGIARAMGVDFGFDEGEGTPVDTSRIMDEIAELTPAWGGVSYERLDELGVIQWPCPSPDHAGTETVHADGDFLKGKASLRVTPWQDPGEIPDEEYPFYLTTTRMLFHYNVGTMTRRTDITALDKAKEERVRLHPSDARRMDVCNGEMVDVVSRRGRVRVRAEVTRATNPGTLFMTFHYPETRTNILVGEHRDEYTGCPEYKVNAVRLEKLVPGVEETFEAPPATIGGRRVAFDGRCQAQESEHEQID is encoded by the coding sequence ATGATCAAGCAAGTCCCTGAGCGGGTTCGCCGCCATGTGGCGGAGATCCTCGGTCAGCCCGATGGCGCTGAAGCCGAAGTCACCGTCACTATCGACGGGGAGAGCGTCGATGTTGCGACCGGCACCACCATCCTCAAGGCCATGCGCAAGCTCGGCAAAGACGTGCCGACCCTGTGCTACTCCGATCGCATGCAACCCTACGGGGCCTGTCGTACCTGCCTGGTGGAGCAGGTGGGCGGTAAGACCGTAGCCTCCTGCCACACGCCGGTGCGCGAGGGCGGCGAGTACATCACCCGCAGCAAAAAGCTCTCGCGCCTTCGCTACAACATCGCCGAGCTGATCGTGTCCGACCACCCGCTCGAGTGCCTCGACTGCACGGCGAACAACCGCTGTGAGCTGCAGGCGTTCGCCGCCGAGGTTGGCCTGCGTGCGTCGCGCTTCGAGGCGCCTCGCACCCACAATCCGCCGATGGACAACTCCCATCCCTTCATCAAGTTGGAGATGGACAAGTGCATCGGTTGCGCTAAGTGCGTTCGCGCTTGCGATGAGGTGCAGGGGTCTTTCGTCTTAGGGATGGAAGGGCGTGGCTTCGACGTCCGGGTGATCGCGGGCAATGGGACGGGCTTCGAGGACGCTGATTGCGTGAGCTGTGGCCAGTGCGTCTTCGAGTGTCCGGTGGCAGCCTTGGAGGAAGCGCAGACGCGCACCCACGGGTTGCCGGATAAGACCACCACCACTACCTGCTCCTACTGCGGCGTCGGTTGCTCCCTAAATGTGAACAGTAAGGACGATGAGATCATCAACATCGAGCCCAACCCGGAGGGCTCGGCCAACCTCGGCCACACCTGTGTCAAAGGGCGCTTCGCTCACCAGTTCACCTACGCGGACGATCGCCTCACCTCGCCTCTCGTGAACGACGGTCGGGGCAACTTCCGCGAAGTGAGTTGGGACGAGGCGAATCGGTACATCGCCGAGAACCTGACGCGCATTCGTGATCAGCATGGCCCAGCGGCCTTCGCCAGCATCTCCTCCTCACGGTGTACGAATGAGGAGAACTACCTTATGAACAAGTTCACGCGGGTGGTGATGCAGACCAATAATATCGATAACTGCTCGCGTATCTGCCATTCGCCCTCCGCCTTCGCCCTCAACAAGGCGCTCGGCACGGGGGCGGGCACCAATAGCTTCCAGGATGTGGAGAAATCCAGGCTCGTCGTGCTGATCGGCACGAATACCACCGAGGCCCATCCGGTGTTCGGCGCCCGGATCAAGCAGGCGGTGCTCAAGGGCTGCAGGCTCATCGTGCTCGATCCGCGCAACATCGAGCTGTCCAGGTACGCCGACATGCATCTGAAACTGCGACCGGGGACCAACGTGTCCGTACTGAACGCCATGCAGCACGTGGTGCTATCCGAGGGGTTAGTCGATGAAGCTTTCGTCGCCCGCCATGCCGAGGGTTACGAGGCTCTGCGTACGGAGATGAAAGCCTACACGCCCGAGTGGGCGCACGGCATTAGTGGGGTGCCCGCAGATCTCATTCGTGAGGCCGCGCGCGCCTACGCTACGAGTGGAGCCAGCCAGCTGCTGTGGGGTCTCGGCGTTACCGAGGGTTCCCACGGCACCGAGTCCACCTTCGCCCTGATCAACCTAGCCGTGATGACCGGCAACATCGGCCGCGCCGGCACGGGAGCTGCGCCGATTCGAGGCCAAAACAACGTGCAGGGCGCCTCGGACGTGGGTGCTCTCCCGGACGTTTTCAGCGACTATCGCAGCGTCTTCGACGAGCAGGCGCGGGCTGATCATAGACGCGTTTGGGGCGTAGAGACGCCACTGAACAAGGGCCTGCGCATCCCGGATATGTTCGACGCTGCCCACGCTGGCACGCTGAAGGCGATGTACGTGCTCGGCGAGGACATCGCCCAGTCCGACCCGGACACCGCTCATGTGGTCGGGGCACTCGAGGCCCTCGAGTTCCTCGTGGTGCAGGACCTGTTCCTGTGCGAGACCGCCCGCTATGCCGACGTGGTCTTACCCGGCTCCTCCTTCCTCGAGACCGACGGCACCTTCACCAATTCCGATCGCCGCATTCAGCGCGTTCGCCAAGCGGTGAAGCCGCCTGAGGGCTGCCACACCGATGGTGATGTGATCAACGGTATCGCGCGGGCCATGGGGGTCGACTTCGGCTTCGACGAGGGCGAGGGGACGCCAGTGGACACTTCACGCATCATGGACGAGATCGCTGAACTCACTCCGGCCTGGGGCGGCGTGAGCTACGAACGTCTCGATGAGCTAGGTGTCATCCAATGGCCCTGTCCCTCACCGGACCATGCCGGCACGGAGACCGTGCACGCCGATGGCGACTTCCTTAAGGGCAAGGCGTCGCTGCGCGTAACGCCCTGGCAAGACCCCGGTGAGATCCCTGACGAGGAGTATCCCTTCTACCTGACCACCACGCGCATGCTGTTCCACTACAACGTGGGCACGATGACGCGTCGCACGGACATTACGGCGCTCGACAAGGCGAAGGAGGAGCGCGTTCGCCTGCATCCGTCGGATGCCCGACGCATGGACGTGTGCAATGGCGAGATGGTGGATGTGGTGTCGCGGCGCGGTCGCGTGCGCGTGCGCGCGGAGGTCACCCGCGCCACCAACCCCGGCACTTTGTTCATGACCTTCCACTATCCGGAGACCCGCACCAATATCCTGGTTGGTGAACATCGCGATGAGTACACGGGTTGCCCGGAGTACAAGGTGAACGCGGTGCGTCTGGAGAAGCTAGTGCCGGGGGTTGAGGAGACCTTTGAGGCCCCTCCGGCGACCATCGGTGGTAGGCGGGTTGCGTTCGATGGTCGGTGCCAGGCGCAGGAATCCGAGCACGAGCAGATCGATTAG
- a CDS encoding NADH-ubiquinone oxidoreductase-F iron-sulfur binding region domain-containing protein, which yields MSRNLIALQNKFLGQGQTIYDVLARHHDEHGAISDADIDRLAKEHKLPPQHVRSTAKFYEELCHSSPARCTLKVCNGEACRTSGCASLESELCERLHVQAPGGVSAAGVRVEHVTCLGYCGVGPAAMVDGTPVSLAEQRSRDRVVAYALAGEPHGLEEPRNPVYLPADDKPCVLLRHFDRDVVGLEAAREVGVYDALSKAVNDMTPAQVISEVKASQLRGRGGAGFPTAIKLQTVHDAPSEDGRKFIVVNCDEGDAGSYIDKELIERDPHTQLEGALLAAYATGATEVILYIRFEYPRCIEHMEQAIAQARAAGLVGERIAGSDFSCEARVVRGQGAYICGEETSLLRSIEGVPAIVSYKPPFPAVKGLWGCPTAVNNVETLHNLSWIVANGGEAYAAFGHGTSRGTKLVSLNTRVKRPGLYEIELGTTLRELLFGLAGGMQDGQRFKAVQIGGPLGGILPKALLDTPLAIDELAAVQGMLGHASVVVYSQEDDLIQIGRALMHFTAVESCGKCFPCRIGSVRATELFDQMIEGGVTDARMTLLRELCETMEVGSLCALGGMAPVPIYNLLQYFPDEFERLRRSPLAPPAMADEA from the coding sequence ATGAGTCGAAACCTGATCGCGCTACAGAACAAATTCCTCGGTCAAGGTCAGACCATCTACGACGTCCTCGCCCGCCATCACGATGAGCACGGTGCTATCAGCGATGCGGATATCGACCGTCTCGCCAAGGAGCACAAGCTACCGCCGCAGCACGTGCGCTCGACCGCGAAGTTCTACGAAGAGCTGTGCCATTCGAGCCCCGCTCGGTGCACGCTCAAGGTGTGTAATGGTGAGGCATGCCGTACCTCCGGCTGTGCCAGCTTGGAGTCCGAGCTGTGCGAACGCTTGCACGTGCAGGCACCTGGCGGGGTGAGCGCGGCGGGGGTTCGCGTGGAGCATGTGACCTGCTTGGGATACTGCGGCGTCGGTCCCGCGGCGATGGTGGACGGAACACCGGTGAGCCTCGCCGAGCAGCGATCCCGCGATCGTGTCGTCGCCTATGCCTTAGCCGGCGAGCCCCACGGCCTCGAAGAGCCACGTAACCCCGTGTATCTCCCCGCGGACGACAAACCCTGCGTGCTGCTGCGGCATTTCGACCGAGACGTGGTGGGTTTGGAGGCCGCCCGCGAGGTGGGTGTCTACGACGCGTTGAGCAAGGCGGTCAACGACATGACGCCGGCGCAGGTGATCAGTGAAGTAAAGGCGAGCCAGCTTCGCGGGCGCGGTGGTGCTGGCTTCCCCACGGCGATCAAGCTGCAGACCGTGCACGATGCGCCGAGCGAGGACGGGCGCAAGTTCATCGTCGTCAATTGCGACGAGGGGGACGCCGGCTCCTACATCGACAAGGAACTTATCGAGCGCGATCCCCATACGCAGCTCGAAGGGGCGCTACTCGCGGCCTACGCGACAGGCGCTACGGAGGTCATTCTCTACATTCGCTTCGAGTACCCGCGCTGCATTGAGCACATGGAGCAGGCGATTGCGCAGGCGCGTGCCGCGGGCCTCGTGGGTGAGCGCATCGCCGGCAGTGACTTCTCCTGCGAGGCCCGCGTCGTGCGGGGGCAGGGCGCCTACATATGCGGCGAGGAGACCTCGTTGCTGCGCTCGATCGAGGGCGTGCCGGCCATCGTGAGCTACAAGCCGCCATTCCCAGCCGTGAAAGGTCTGTGGGGGTGTCCGACCGCGGTCAACAACGTCGAGACTCTGCACAACCTGTCCTGGATCGTGGCCAACGGTGGAGAGGCCTATGCCGCCTTCGGTCATGGCACATCCCGCGGGACCAAGCTGGTGAGTCTGAACACGCGTGTGAAGCGACCTGGTCTGTACGAGATCGAACTCGGCACCACCCTGCGTGAGCTATTGTTTGGCTTAGCGGGTGGCATGCAGGACGGGCAACGTTTCAAGGCGGTTCAGATCGGCGGGCCCCTCGGCGGTATCCTGCCCAAAGCGCTCCTCGATACGCCCCTCGCCATCGATGAGCTCGCCGCCGTGCAGGGCATGCTCGGCCACGCGAGCGTGGTGGTCTACTCGCAGGAGGACGACCTCATCCAGATCGGTCGTGCTCTGATGCACTTCACCGCCGTGGAGAGCTGTGGCAAGTGCTTCCCATGCCGCATCGGCTCCGTACGAGCGACCGAGCTGTTCGACCAGATGATCGAGGGTGGCGTGACGGATGCGCGAATGACGCTGCTGCGCGAGCTTTGCGAAACCATGGAGGTGGGCAGCCTATGCGCCCTGGGCGGCATGGCGCCCGTGCCCATCTACAACCTGCTGCAGTATTTCCCGGATGAGTTCGAGCGCCTGCGCCGCTCGCCGCTCGCACCGCCCGCCATGGCGGACGAGGCCTGA
- the fdhD gene encoding formate dehydrogenase accessory sulfurtransferase FdhD: MTNDATDDTPPSQRGLQLEGRAIAEPGARPTRITRWEAESGASSPIDAVAVEEPLEIRLSWLDGEGEAREQSISITMRTPGNDLELAVGFLHGEGILTDPKQLAQVDHCGPAVGPHQLRNVVKVTLADASQLDLGRLERHFYTTSSCGVCGKTSLEALRVQTRYRCSVSALTMTAATLGALPNELRKHQEVFGRTGGIHASALFDAQGQLGAIREDVGRHNALDKLLGAEFMAGRLPLSDFGVLVSGRASFELMQKAVMAGASMLAAVGAPSSLAVELAREFDVILVGFLRDDRFNVYSGAERLLAVGARSGQTSPRPSASGRGRSP, encoded by the coding sequence ATGACCAACGACGCTACGGACGACACACCCCCGAGCCAACGCGGGCTGCAGCTCGAGGGGCGAGCCATCGCCGAGCCCGGTGCCCGCCCCACCCGGATCACTCGGTGGGAAGCTGAATCTGGTGCCTCGTCACCGATCGACGCGGTAGCTGTCGAAGAGCCACTAGAAATCCGTCTGTCCTGGCTGGACGGCGAGGGCGAAGCGCGCGAGCAGAGCATCTCCATCACAATGCGCACGCCGGGCAACGACCTGGAGCTTGCCGTAGGATTCTTGCACGGCGAGGGGATCCTTACCGATCCGAAGCAGCTGGCTCAAGTCGATCACTGCGGACCTGCCGTCGGTCCTCACCAGCTGCGCAACGTCGTGAAGGTGACTCTCGCCGACGCGAGTCAACTCGACCTGGGTCGCCTCGAGCGCCACTTCTACACCACGTCGAGCTGCGGGGTTTGCGGCAAGACCTCCCTCGAAGCCCTGCGCGTGCAAACGCGCTATCGGTGTTCGGTGTCCGCCTTGACTATGACGGCGGCCACGCTCGGTGCCCTTCCTAATGAGCTACGTAAGCATCAGGAAGTATTCGGACGCACGGGAGGAATCCATGCGTCCGCCCTGTTCGATGCACAAGGGCAGCTAGGGGCAATCCGCGAGGACGTCGGACGCCACAATGCCCTCGATAAGCTGCTCGGTGCCGAGTTCATGGCAGGGCGCTTGCCCTTGAGTGACTTCGGGGTGCTGGTCAGCGGCCGAGCCAGCTTCGAGCTCATGCAGAAGGCTGTGATGGCCGGGGCGAGCATGTTGGCGGCCGTCGGAGCGCCGTCTAGTCTGGCGGTAGAGCTAGCGCGAGAATTCGACGTCATCCTCGTAGGCTTCCTGCGCGATGACCGATTCAACGTTTACTCAGGTGCCGAGCGCCTCCTTGCCGTCGGGGCCCGCTCAGGGCAGACCTCGCCGCGCCCGTCCGCCAGCGGCCGAGGGAGGAGCCCATGA
- a CDS encoding cytochrome b — MAIALHWIVAAFILALLVVGYYFNTLPDGHESRGLVISWHKSIGLTAVVLVILRLIWRLTHRPPALPKKLPGWQRTAARANAVFLYLLMFLQPLLGYLSTSYSGYSTRWFGLALPKWAEKSPELNQLFSDAHHLGAKLLVLALLLHVGGAAMHGIVRRDGVLSRMLP; from the coding sequence GTGGCGATCGCCCTGCACTGGATCGTGGCCGCCTTCATCCTCGCGTTGCTGGTGGTGGGTTACTACTTCAACACCTTGCCGGACGGCCATGAGAGCCGAGGCTTAGTGATCTCATGGCATAAGTCGATCGGACTCACAGCGGTCGTACTGGTCATACTGCGGCTGATCTGGCGCCTGACCCATCGACCACCTGCCCTCCCTAAGAAGCTGCCTGGCTGGCAACGCACCGCCGCTCGCGCCAACGCCGTGTTTCTGTACCTGCTGATGTTCCTGCAACCACTACTGGGTTATCTTTCCACCTCCTACAGCGGCTACTCGACGCGCTGGTTCGGCCTCGCCCTGCCCAAATGGGCAGAAAAATCACCGGAGTTGAATCAGCTCTTCAGCGACGCGCATCACCTGGGCGCAAAGCTGCTCGTGCTGGCTCTGTTGCTTCATGTGGGCGGCGCAGCAATGCACGGAATCGTGCGCCGTGACGGCGTGCTGAGCAGGATGCTTCCTTGA
- a CDS encoding quinoprotein relay system zinc metallohydrolase 2: MRLAAFAALCALLLAGCAGDAPCPEADIEEIASGVYVRLGKVGVVFEADDVANVGFVIGSEAVAVIDSGGSPAEGEALLCAIRQVTKLPITHLINTHVHPDHVFGNRPFVEANPTISIIGHTNLPRATALRGASYVQNANAVRATPWQPEQVIVPPTATTGDELRIDLGERELVVTAHPAAHTDNDVSVLDTPTNTLFTGDLLFRHHLPVIDGSINGWIEVLESWLRNAAPTLIVPGHGPVSESVNEAFRPNLAYLSAVRKDVRAAVARGDSIEQAQEEAGVEAGAGWELADHYHQRNVAAAYVELEWE; the protein is encoded by the coding sequence TTGAGACTTGCAGCGTTCGCAGCCCTTTGCGCGCTGCTACTGGCCGGGTGCGCCGGCGACGCACCGTGCCCAGAGGCTGACATCGAAGAGATCGCCTCCGGCGTCTACGTGCGCCTCGGCAAGGTGGGGGTGGTCTTCGAAGCCGACGATGTGGCCAATGTCGGTTTCGTGATCGGCTCAGAAGCCGTCGCCGTCATCGACAGCGGCGGAAGCCCAGCGGAAGGCGAGGCCCTGCTTTGCGCGATCCGCCAAGTCACCAAGCTGCCGATCACCCACCTGATCAACACTCACGTGCATCCAGATCATGTGTTCGGGAACCGACCGTTTGTCGAAGCCAATCCCACTATCTCCATCATCGGCCATACCAATCTGCCGCGGGCTACGGCCTTGCGCGGCGCCAGCTACGTGCAGAACGCCAATGCCGTGCGCGCCACGCCATGGCAGCCCGAGCAGGTGATCGTGCCACCGACGGCGACCACGGGAGACGAGCTGCGCATCGATCTCGGCGAACGGGAACTCGTGGTGACGGCCCACCCCGCGGCACACACGGACAACGATGTGAGCGTGCTGGATACGCCGACCAACACCCTGTTCACCGGCGACCTGCTGTTCCGCCATCACTTGCCTGTGATCGATGGCAGCATCAACGGTTGGATCGAAGTCCTGGAGTCTTGGCTACGCAACGCAGCACCCACCCTCATCGTGCCTGGCCACGGTCCGGTGAGTGAGAGCGTAAATGAAGCATTCCGACCGAACCTGGCGTATCTTAGTGCGGTCAGAAAAGACGTACGCGCCGCAGTGGCCCGCGGCGATAGCATCGAGCAGGCCCAGGAGGAGGCCGGCGTGGAGGCCGGCGCGGGATGGGAACTCGCCGATCACTATCACCAACGCAACGTGGCCGCCGCGTACGTCGAACTCGAATGGGAGTAG
- a CDS encoding quinoprotein dehydrogenase-associated SoxYZ-like carrier, translating into MIMQRLLLALPLALALLVSAPIAAAQQSSPVEDVIWQNGLRDHFFPNEDIWDGDGVVSLEAPYRAQNAAIVPVNITAAFPQSEDRYIETIWLIVDKNPGPLAGRFDFSAKAGRADLALRLRIDQYSPIRVVARTNDGRLHMTRTFVKASGGCSAPAGADLDAAMARLGKMKFRELDPNNEAQARQFQLNVSHPNINGMQMDQLTQLYLPAHFVRDVKVSLDGEQIFSAQTGFSISENPSFRFYMRPEVAGKLTAEVTDTKDMKFSQTFEVANGGTGQ; encoded by the coding sequence ATGATTATGCAACGCCTCTTGCTCGCCCTGCCCTTGGCCCTAGCGCTTCTCGTGAGCGCTCCCATCGCCGCGGCGCAGCAATCGAGTCCGGTCGAAGATGTAATCTGGCAAAACGGCCTGCGCGATCACTTCTTCCCGAACGAAGACATCTGGGACGGCGACGGCGTCGTTAGCCTTGAAGCACCCTATCGCGCGCAAAACGCAGCGATCGTTCCCGTCAACATCACGGCGGCCTTCCCCCAGAGCGAAGATCGCTACATCGAGACGATTTGGTTGATCGTCGACAAGAACCCGGGGCCCCTCGCAGGCCGCTTCGACTTCAGCGCGAAGGCCGGCCGTGCCGATCTCGCCCTGCGACTGCGCATCGATCAGTATTCCCCCATACGTGTGGTGGCGCGAACTAACGATGGTCGCCTGCACATGACACGCACCTTCGTGAAGGCCAGCGGCGGCTGCTCAGCGCCAGCCGGTGCCGACCTCGACGCGGCGATGGCTCGCTTGGGCAAGATGAAGTTCCGTGAGCTGGACCCGAACAACGAAGCGCAGGCGCGCCAGTTCCAGCTCAACGTGAGCCATCCGAACATCAACGGCATGCAGATGGACCAGCTGACCCAGCTCTACCTACCGGCTCACTTCGTGCGGGATGTGAAGGTGTCGCTGGACGGTGAGCAGATCTTTTCGGCACAGACTGGCTTCTCGATCAGCGAGAACCCGAGCTTCCGTTTCTACATGCGCCCGGAGGTAGCCGGCAAACTCACGGCCGAAGTCACGGACACCAAGGACATGAAGTTCTCGCAGACCTTCGAAGTAGCCAACGGCGGCACCGGCCAGTAA
- the maiA gene encoding maleylacetoacetate isomerase, whose protein sequence is MTSASALTLHHFSESSASYRVRIALGLKGLSFDSVLVDIREREQHAERYRALNPQGLVPCLEVGEHCAIGQSSAMLEYLEEVGMGHSLLPRTAAERAEARSLSQLIISDVAPFQKTTLQRYLTDAFDFDEGAIGQWLSFWMGRGLRPIEAMVRNRVSQGGFVFGGQPGWVECCLVPQLYNLRKFAVDLGPFPQLQALEARCVELPAFEAAHPCHWRGLS, encoded by the coding sequence ATGACAAGCGCCTCAGCGCTCACGCTGCATCACTTCAGCGAGTCAAGCGCAAGCTACCGCGTACGCATCGCCCTGGGTCTGAAGGGCCTTAGCTTTGACTCCGTGTTGGTTGACATCCGCGAGCGCGAGCAACACGCCGAACGTTATCGGGCTTTGAATCCTCAGGGGTTGGTCCCGTGTTTAGAAGTGGGCGAACACTGTGCCATCGGCCAATCCAGTGCGATGCTGGAGTACCTGGAGGAGGTCGGGATGGGACACTCTCTGTTGCCTAGGACGGCAGCAGAGCGCGCCGAGGCGCGGTCGCTTTCGCAGCTGATCATCAGCGATGTAGCGCCCTTTCAAAAGACCACACTGCAACGCTATTTGACCGATGCCTTCGACTTCGATGAGGGAGCGATTGGTCAGTGGCTGAGCTTCTGGATGGGGCGTGGTTTGCGGCCGATCGAAGCGATGGTCCGCAACCGGGTGAGTCAGGGGGGCTTCGTCTTCGGGGGGCAACCTGGCTGGGTGGAGTGTTGTCTGGTGCCGCAGCTATACAATCTGCGCAAGTTTGCCGTGGACCTCGGACCGTTTCCCCAGCTGCAGGCGCTGGAGGCCCGCTGCGTCGAGCTCCCTGCTTTCGAAGCGGCCCACCCTTGCCATTGGCGAGGACTGAGCTGA